A genomic stretch from Fusobacterium simiae includes:
- a CDS encoding peptidylprolyl isomerase: MKKLFKLFSILGLSLLFLVSCSSIKSTMKSVSNVFKSPTKYNNVTATFVTTQGEITFFLYPEAAPLTVANFINLAKRGFYDNTKFTRSVDNFIVQGGDPTGTGMGGPGYTIPDEFVEWLDFYQPGMLAMANAGPNTGGSQFFFTFAPADWLNGVHTVFGEVRSEGDFQKIRKLEMGDVVKEVKISENGDFILSLFKDQVEEWNAVLDREYPNLRKYPIKDATPQEVEAYKAELENLYTKKQKDDSNFEYPITKFIRKVFNKAGGYTPKAPVISN; encoded by the coding sequence ATGAAAAAATTATTTAAATTATTCAGTATCTTAGGGTTATCTCTTCTATTTTTGGTAAGTTGTAGCTCAATAAAATCTACAATGAAATCGGTTTCAAATGTATTTAAAAGCCCAACTAAATATAACAATGTAACTGCTACTTTTGTTACAACTCAGGGAGAAATAACTTTCTTCTTGTATCCAGAGGCAGCTCCTTTAACAGTTGCTAACTTTATAAATCTTGCAAAAAGAGGATTTTATGATAACACAAAATTCACTCGTTCTGTGGATAACTTTATAGTACAAGGTGGAGATCCTACTGGAACAGGAATGGGTGGACCAGGATACACTATACCTGATGAATTTGTTGAATGGTTAGATTTCTACCAACCTGGAATGCTTGCTATGGCAAATGCAGGTCCTAATACTGGTGGTTCTCAATTCTTCTTCACATTTGCTCCAGCAGATTGGTTAAATGGGGTGCATACAGTTTTTGGTGAAGTTAGATCAGAAGGAGATTTCCAAAAAATCAGAAAACTAGAAATGGGAGATGTTGTTAAAGAAGTTAAAATTTCTGAAAATGGAGATTTTATTTTGTCACTATTCAAAGACCAAGTTGAAGAATGGAATGCTGTTCTTGACAGAGAATACCCTAATCTAAGAAAATACCCTATAAAAGATGCTACTCCTCAGGAAGTAGAAGCTTATAAAGCAGAATTAGAAAATCTGTACACTAAAAAACAAAAAGATGATAGTAATTTTGAATATCCTATAACTAAATTTATTAGAAAAGTATTCAATAAAGCTGGTGGATATACTCCAAAAGCTCCTGTTATTAGTAATTAA
- a CDS encoding ABC transporter permease, which produces MSNKLDKRKTSFVIFIFTMIFFYLPLIVLIIYSFNDGKGMVWNGFSLRWYKELFKHSSNIWKAFYYSIFIALISSLVSTVIGTFGAIALKWFDFRGKKYLKNMSVLPLVVPDIIIGVSLLIMFATLKFKLGITTIFIAHTTFNIPYVLFIVLSRLDEFDYSIVEAAYDLGATNRQTLTKVIIPMLLPAIISAFLMALTLSFDDFVITFFVSGPGSSTLPLRIYSMIRLGVSPVVNALSVILIVISILLTLSTKKLQKNFLK; this is translated from the coding sequence ATGTCTAATAAACTTGATAAAAGAAAAACATCTTTTGTAATTTTTATTTTCACTATGATATTTTTTTATTTACCACTTATAGTATTAATTATATATTCTTTTAATGATGGCAAAGGAATGGTTTGGAATGGCTTTTCTTTAAGATGGTATAAAGAATTATTCAAACATTCTAGCAATATTTGGAAAGCATTTTATTATAGTATATTTATAGCTCTTATTTCATCACTTGTTTCAACAGTTATAGGAACTTTTGGAGCTATCGCTTTGAAATGGTTTGATTTTAGGGGAAAGAAATATTTAAAAAATATGAGTGTTTTACCACTTGTAGTACCTGATATAATAATAGGAGTTTCTCTTCTTATTATGTTTGCCACATTAAAATTTAAATTGGGAATTACAACAATTTTTATCGCTCACACAACTTTTAATATTCCCTATGTCTTATTTATAGTTCTTTCTAGGCTTGATGAATTTGATTATTCTATTGTTGAGGCAGCCTATGATTTAGGTGCAACAAATAGACAAACTCTAACAAAAGTTATTATCCCTATGTTATTGCCAGCTATTATATCAGCATTTTTAATGGCATTGACATTATCTTTTGATGATTTTGTAATAACATTCTTTGTTTCTGGACCTGGTTCTTCAACTTTGCCACTTAGAATTTACTCTATGATAAGATTAGGAGTTTCACCAGTTGTAAATGCTCTATCAGTAATATTGATTGTTATTTCAATTTTACTAACCTTATCAACAAAGAAATTACAAAAAAATTTCTTAAAATAG
- a CDS encoding ABC transporter permease: MKKNSKLGLVYSLPINIWLTVFFLIPILIILSYSFLKRGTYGGVEFKLSFETFSIFIDKVFLKILLNTIYISILITIFTVLLAIPISYYIARSEHKQELLFLIIIPFWTNFLVRIYSWIALLGNNGFINHFLMKLHIINEPIKMLYNVPAVVIISVYTSLPFAILPLYAVVEKFDFSLLDAARDLGATNFQAFRKVFIPNIKAGIVTSTIFTLIPALGSYAVPKLVGGTNSLMLGNVIAQHLTVTRNWPLASTISGALIILTSIVVWIFSKYEEKENKVGENNV; this comes from the coding sequence GTGAAAAAAAATAGTAAGTTAGGTTTAGTTTATTCTTTACCAATAAATATTTGGTTGACAGTATTTTTTCTTATTCCTATTTTAATTATCCTATCATATTCCTTTTTAAAAAGAGGAACTTATGGTGGAGTTGAATTTAAACTTTCATTTGAAACTTTTAGCATATTTATTGACAAAGTATTTCTAAAAATACTTTTGAACACCATATATATTTCTATATTAATAACTATTTTCACTGTTTTACTAGCTATTCCTATTTCATACTATATAGCTAGATCAGAACATAAACAGGAGCTTTTATTCCTAATAATTATCCCTTTTTGGACAAATTTTTTAGTGAGAATATACTCTTGGATAGCACTTTTAGGGAATAATGGTTTTATTAATCATTTTCTTATGAAACTTCATATAATTAATGAGCCTATAAAGATGTTATATAATGTTCCTGCTGTTGTAATAATCTCTGTATATACAAGTTTACCTTTTGCTATTTTACCACTATATGCAGTGGTTGAAAAATTTGATTTTTCACTTTTAGATGCAGCAAGAGATTTAGGTGCAACAAATTTTCAAGCTTTTAGAAAAGTTTTTATTCCTAATATAAAAGCAGGAATAGTTACTTCAACTATTTTTACCTTAATACCGGCTCTTGGTTCTTATGCTGTGCCTAAGTTGGTTGGAGGAACAAATTCACTTATGCTTGGGAATGTTATTGCTCAACATCTAACTGTCACTAGAAACTGGCCTTTAGCTTCAACGATTTCTGGTGCTTTAATAATTTTAACAAGCATAGTAGTTTGGATATTTTCAAAATATGAAGAAAAAGAAAACAAAGTAGGTGAAAATAATGTCTAA
- a CDS encoding ABC transporter ATP-binding protein, which translates to MGKKDINIVNVNKSFDGVQILKDINLKIEQGEFFSIIGPSGCGKTTLLRMIAGFISPDSGAIYLGDENIIDLPPNLRNVNTIFQKYALFPHLNVFENVAFPLRLKKIDEKIINKEVTKYLKLVGLEEHSTKKVNQLSGGQQQRVSIARALINKPGVLLLDEPLSALDAKLRQNLLIELDLIHDEVGITFIFITHDQQEALSISDRIAVMNAGKVLQVGTPAEVYEAPADTFVADFLGENNFFSGKVTEIINEELAKINLEGVGEIIIELDKKVKVGDKVTISLRPEKIRLSKNEIKKTKNFVNSIAVYVDEYIYSGFQSKYYVHLKNNENLKFKIFMQHAAFFDDNDEKAIWWDEDAYITWDAYDGYLVEVKSEKK; encoded by the coding sequence TTGGGAAAAAAAGATATAAATATAGTTAATGTTAATAAAAGTTTTGATGGAGTTCAAATTTTAAAAGACATTAATTTGAAGATAGAACAAGGAGAATTTTTTTCTATTATAGGTCCATCAGGTTGTGGGAAGACAACCCTTCTAAGAATGATAGCTGGTTTTATTTCACCAGATAGTGGTGCTATATACCTTGGTGATGAAAATATAATTGACTTACCACCAAATCTTAGAAATGTAAATACTATATTTCAAAAATATGCTCTTTTTCCTCATCTGAATGTTTTTGAAAATGTTGCATTTCCTTTAAGACTTAAAAAAATTGATGAAAAAATAATAAATAAAGAAGTTACAAAATATTTAAAACTTGTTGGCTTAGAAGAACATAGTACGAAAAAAGTAAATCAACTATCTGGTGGGCAACAACAAAGAGTTTCAATAGCAAGAGCTTTAATTAATAAACCAGGAGTTTTATTACTAGACGAACCTTTATCTGCTCTTGATGCAAAATTAAGACAAAATCTTTTAATAGAACTTGACTTAATCCACGATGAAGTTGGGATAACTTTTATATTTATAACACATGACCAACAAGAAGCTTTATCTATTTCAGATAGGATAGCTGTTATGAATGCAGGAAAAGTTTTACAAGTTGGTACCCCTGCTGAAGTATATGAAGCTCCTGCTGATACTTTTGTAGCTGATTTCTTAGGAGAAAATAACTTTTTCAGTGGAAAAGTCACTGAAATAATAAATGAAGAATTAGCTAAAATAAATTTAGAAGGTGTTGGAGAAATAATTATTGAACTAGATAAGAAAGTTAAAGTTGGTGATAAAGTTACCATTTCTCTGAGACCTGAAAAAATAAGGCTCTCTAAAAATGAAATTAAGAAAACTAAAAACTTTGTAAATAGTATTGCTGTTTATGTTGATGAGTATATTTATTCTGGTTTCCAAAGTAAATACTATGTTCATCTAAAAAATAATGAAAATTTAAAATTTAAAATCTTTATGCAACATGCAGCTTTCTTTGATGATAATGATGAAAAAGCTATATGGTGGGATGAAGATGCTTACATCACTTGGGATGCCTATGATGGTTATCTAGTGGAGGTGAAAAGTGAAAAAAAATAG